From Chloroflexota bacterium, a single genomic window includes:
- a CDS encoding DUF3800 domain-containing protein, whose protein sequence is MTRKLYCYVDESGQETQGRLFIVSVVIVGIEREALREILGQIEAASGKGRKKWTKATRKQRQAYLTQVIRKAEFRGKILYARFDDTRDYQGCVLRALNQTVMVAAGGQPYRATVLIDGLGKNERHRVTAGLRQQQLSVDKVRGLRDESDTFIRLADAMAGFVRDWIEGETDWERLYQEAVERGVVRQAKG, encoded by the coding sequence ATGACTCGAAAACTCTACTGTTACGTTGACGAATCCGGCCAGGAGACGCAAGGCCGCCTGTTTATCGTTTCGGTAGTGATTGTTGGGATTGAGCGTGAGGCGCTCCGCGAAATTTTGGGCCAGATTGAGGCCGCTTCAGGCAAAGGCCGGAAGAAGTGGACCAAAGCCACTCGCAAGCAACGGCAGGCTTATCTGACACAAGTCATTCGCAAGGCGGAATTTCGGGGCAAGATTTTGTATGCCCGCTTCGACGATACCAGAGATTACCAGGGATGTGTGCTTCGCGCTCTCAATCAAACGGTGATGGTTGCCGCCGGCGGTCAACCTTATCGGGCAACGGTATTGATTGACGGTCTGGGCAAGAATGAGCGGCACCGGGTAACCGCCGGACTGCGGCAACAGCAACTGTCGGTAGACAAAGTCCGGGGGTTGCGTGACGAAAGTGATACCTTTATTCGCCTCGCCGATGCGATGGCGGGCTTTGTCCGGGATTGGATAGAAGGCGAAACCGATTGGGAGCGACTGTATCAAGAGGCGGTTGAACGCGGCGTCGTCCGTCAGGCGAAAGGATAA